A DNA window from Pleurocapsa sp. PCC 7319 contains the following coding sequences:
- a CDS encoding DM13 domain-containing protein: protein MKRVIWLLSALTLAMSPTLVKAEDILTGGELIETGSFIGQSGHTVSGEFQIIKKGEIHYLVLQDNFKFDGAPDPKIGFSNNDEFSEDTLFSGLNSDQGKQIYRLPFDFNPAQYDEVTLWCDKFNADLAEAKY, encoded by the coding sequence ATGAAACGAGTAATTTGGCTATTGTCGGCGTTAACTTTGGCTATGAGTCCCACATTAGTAAAAGCAGAAGATATTTTGACGGGAGGAGAATTAATCGAAACTGGTAGCTTTATAGGGCAAAGCGGCCATACAGTAAGTGGGGAATTTCAAATAATCAAAAAAGGGGAAATTCATTATTTAGTTCTTCAAGATAATTTTAAATTTGATGGCGCACCCGATCCCAAAATAGGCTTTTCTAACAACGATGAATTTAGTGAAGATACTCTATTTTCTGGTTTGAATTCAGATCAAGGAAAACAAATTTATCGTTTGCCGTTCGATTTTAACCCTGCTCAATACGATGAAGTTACACTTTGGTGCGATAAATTCAATGCCGATTTAGCAGAGGCAAAATACTAG
- a CDS encoding nucleoside hydrolase — protein sequence MPPKLVLMDHDGAIDDFLSLILLMTMTEVEPLGIVVTPADCYIEAAVSVSRKILDLMQRSYISVARSTVRGLNPFPAHFRRDCTIIDHFPLLNEFEPISTPLAEATGQQFIVQQLQNAPQPVTLMVTGPLTTVAEALSTEPTIVEQIAEIIWMGGALTVGGNVQKAYAPEHDGTAEWNVFWDAIAAKQIWDTNLPLTLCPLDLTNSIPVTAKFIRALAQQRRYTLSDLVGLCYSLAIPQDYYCWDLLATAYLARPELYQTVERETDIITTGASQGQTILKSGGKRIQVMTQVNKEQFYAYLLQQFAR from the coding sequence ATGCCTCCAAAGCTAGTCTTGATGGATCATGATGGTGCGATCGATGATTTTTTATCCCTGATCTTGCTCATGACGATGACCGAGGTCGAACCTTTAGGGATTGTTGTTACTCCCGCCGACTGTTATATCGAAGCTGCCGTTAGTGTCAGCCGTAAAATCTTAGATTTGATGCAGCGTAGCTATATTTCTGTTGCTCGAAGTACAGTCCGAGGTCTCAACCCTTTTCCTGCCCATTTTCGTCGCGACTGCACTATTATCGATCACTTTCCTCTTCTCAACGAGTTTGAACCCATCTCGACACCATTAGCCGAAGCAACAGGACAACAATTTATCGTTCAGCAGTTACAGAATGCCCCTCAACCTGTAACCTTAATGGTCACTGGACCTCTAACTACCGTAGCCGAGGCGCTCTCTACTGAACCGACAATCGTTGAACAAATCGCTGAAATCATCTGGATGGGAGGAGCCTTAACTGTAGGAGGAAACGTTCAGAAAGCCTATGCCCCAGAACACGACGGTACCGCAGAATGGAATGTGTTTTGGGATGCGATCGCAGCTAAACAAATCTGGGATACTAATCTTCCCTTGACACTATGTCCTTTAGATTTAACTAATAGCATTCCCGTCACTGCCAAATTTATTCGTGCTTTAGCCCAACAACGCAGATATACTCTATCGGATTTAGTTGGTTTGTGCTATTCCCTAGCCATTCCCCAAGACTATTATTGTTGGGATCTTTTAGCTACGGCATATTTAGCCCGTCCAGAACTGTATCAAACAGTAGAACGGGAGACGGATATCATTACCACTGGTGCTAGTCAGGGTCAAACCATTCTCAAATCTGGTGGCAAAAGGATTCAAGTCATGACCCAGGTCAATAAAGAGCAGTTTTACGCTTACCTATTGCAGCAGTTTGCTCGATAA
- a CDS encoding helix-turn-helix domain-containing protein encodes MLKISDFAQLSRISPKTLRLYDRLGLLKPATVDRQNNYRYYSASQLPRLNRILVFKELGFSLEQISQLLDDNLSVSEIRGMLRLKQLELEQKLVQLGGNSPPG; translated from the coding sequence ATGCTTAAAATTAGTGACTTTGCTCAACTTAGTCGTATCTCACCTAAAACCCTACGTCTATATGATCGCTTGGGGTTACTCAAACCTGCCACAGTAGACCGTCAAAATAACTATCGCTATTATTCTGCCAGTCAATTACCTCGTCTGAATCGCATTCTTGTTTTTAAAGAATTGGGATTCTCCTTAGAACAAATCAGTCAGTTACTCGATGACAATCTTTCTGTGTCGGAGATTCGCGGTATGTTGCGCCTCAAACAGCTAGAACTAGAACAAAAACTAGTGCAGCTAGGCGGAAATAGCCCACCAGGTTAA
- a CDS encoding helix-turn-helix domain-containing protein — translation MPINKAKLINLSSRQETLLQQIVRGTTNPDRLVRRAKLILAAASGESNSSISRRLELERGQVRLWRERWRQDKEKLAAAEEQQVTDKKLMVLIKQVLEDRPRSGTSRFFSVEQVVQIVALACESPEESERPVSHWTARELAAEAVKRGIVSKISPRSAGRFLTRSHTKTRSPSLLVKSQN, via the coding sequence ATGCCCATTAACAAAGCAAAACTAATCAACCTCTCCAGCAGACAAGAAACACTACTACAACAGATAGTTAGAGGGACTACCAACCCTGATCGTTTGGTGAGAAGAGCCAAGCTGATTTTAGCCGCAGCATCTGGAGAGAGCAATAGTTCTATTAGTCGAAGATTAGAACTAGAAAGAGGGCAAGTACGCTTGTGGCGAGAACGATGGAGACAGGACAAAGAGAAACTAGCAGCAGCAGAAGAACAACAAGTAACTGACAAAAAGTTAATGGTCTTGATTAAACAAGTTTTAGAAGATCGCCCACGTTCAGGCACGAGCAGGTTCTTTAGCGTAGAACAAGTCGTTCAAATAGTGGCACTAGCCTGTGAATCTCCCGAAGAATCAGAAAGACCAGTAAGTCATTGGACAGCCAGAGAGTTAGCAGCAGAAGCAGTTAAAAGAGGAATAGTGTCAAAGATTTCCCCTCGAAGTGCGGGACGTTTTTTAACAAGAAGCCACACTAAAACCAGATCTCCATCGTTACTGGTTAAATCCCAAAATTGA
- a CDS encoding DUF433 domain-containing protein, producing the protein MNNYQLKNLERITFDPRIMAGQACIRGMRIPVSLIVNLVANGKPFEEILSEYPDLELNDIKQSLQYAALLTREHVYPFSTTA; encoded by the coding sequence ATGAATAATTATCAACTCAAAAATTTAGAGCGTATTACCTTTGACCCTCGCATCATGGCAGGTCAGGCTTGTATTCGCGGAATGCGTATTCCCGTATCTTTAATCGTCAATCTAGTAGCCAATGGTAAGCCTTTTGAAGAGATTTTATCGGAGTACCCAGACTTAGAATTGAATGACATCAAGCAATCCCTACAATATGCAGCATTATTAACGCGAGAACATGTTTACCCTTTCTCCACTACTGCTTAG
- a CDS encoding DUF5615 family PIN-like protein has translation MKFLADMGISLRTVEWLRQLGHDVVHLRDRGLQKLPDAQILALALVEQRIILTIDLDFAQLLAISKQALPSVILFRLGNENYDEINQRLIEILNNCQQDLETGAIVSVNNETFRVKKLPI, from the coding sequence ATGAAATTCTTAGCCGACATGGGTATTTCTCTGCGTACTGTCGAATGGTTGCGCCAACTTGGTCACGATGTAGTTCATCTGAGGGATAGGGGATTGCAAAAACTCCCAGATGCTCAAATTCTCGCTTTAGCCCTTGTCGAACAGCGCATAATTTTGACTATAGATTTGGACTTTGCTCAATTATTAGCTATCAGCAAGCAAGCCTTACCTAGCGTCATTCTATTTAGGTTGGGTAATGAAAACTATGACGAGATTAATCAACGGCTGATTGAGATTTTAAATAATTGCCAGCAGGATTTAGAAACAGGGGCAATTGTCTCTGTGAATAATGAGACTTTTAGAGTTAAGAAACTACCAATCTAA
- a CDS encoding LamG-like jellyroll fold domain-containing protein codes for MLAYGFITFLGLDSEYYLKYEIDAETGFKIYWIKGLSKKRYSQQKLSDFLSESSVAQILQSGTQEIDKGLYQASLILSGLPASPNDAFYNIRITYNGSSFSLGVKSDEPFGFSPKKSTHFKDLDLTFTQELQPEKSDKELTVNGSVKAVISGQEILLEAQKLNQSQLIFQYNSANPQTIPIKPWGNLALTKFTVKSGLEPLQPQVLYLFGEKSGEWIYDYSLINTEDAPAIDLHIKTLETIERKLGSILVKEKTLIASQNDNLEDSGESSAAKLIKAFRKTNKLSIAAWIKPSPKKQLGPARIVTLSQDIHNRYVTLGQNDAESGTPENRDQDRYVVRFRINKDDKNGTKEALTTNYDPVGTEPIYIVYTFSREKSDDKNAKLYLYFNGFLKKSQPVVIGDHPWGNDSNDSAFKLALGNEVSFLKDNRHDRSWEGELYEVAIYNSALTPEAIYQRYYPSIDIEGELELANMPNPLTTLTAKLTLEKDLESQLLLQVSLISNSRQVTPQFEFTKIDLEWEADLSDSPTWDFKAGEVESTLWGNSIIFTVKPSNTDRLVLNSSEIDIQLESGEINILKGLDLSLKPNNTGELLQMSSTTAISEIELPRSRDGRPFDWTVDFKLLFTPHDKQKNKFAPLAIENGKVVLKGTWLGDSLVFHGLRRNEQFVLQGERRLSLPFQVILGPIFEPGTSQKIVERVAIASVMDTTLTFELTELGFLARVSGSFNWTDQGNTEDTVNTFTVPEFTLSRPPLTPNQILEAVLEQLISQADVIFADQFHHSADYYFTMVEQNPLIYLGDRDSSAAQAQTTTLPQLFSTAAYSNNTSTTAGIFALTENEDQSCTLTITPTGTTQSDLAQLKTDYSEFISKLDTNSHLIQGALTMVKTRIAERIPLLVDQILYYYYGLDAANGAVDLQAGMRLRVDYQNYQFVHPGQSTANSGFVGSGTSYYTLNSYRDETNLMINFDGFLSQIQPYVTTDIATVGAGSSLDLVLTDFVDQPL; via the coding sequence ATGCTCGCATACGGATTTATCACATTCTTGGGTCTAGATTCTGAGTATTACTTGAAATATGAGATTGATGCTGAGACTGGCTTCAAGATTTATTGGATTAAAGGACTCAGCAAGAAACGCTATAGTCAGCAAAAACTCTCCGATTTTTTATCTGAATCATCAGTTGCTCAAATTCTACAATCTGGAACCCAAGAAATTGATAAAGGGCTTTATCAAGCTAGCCTAATCTTGTCAGGATTGCCGGCCTCCCCTAACGATGCATTCTATAACATTCGGATTACTTACAATGGCAGTTCATTTTCTTTAGGTGTTAAGTCTGACGAGCCTTTCGGATTTAGTCCCAAAAAATCGACACACTTCAAAGACTTGGATCTGACATTCACCCAAGAGCTTCAACCCGAAAAATCAGACAAAGAACTAACTGTTAATGGGAGCGTAAAGGCTGTTATCTCTGGTCAAGAGATTTTACTTGAGGCACAAAAGTTGAATCAGTCTCAACTAATTTTTCAGTACAACTCAGCGAATCCGCAGACAATCCCGATTAAACCCTGGGGTAATTTGGCGTTGACAAAGTTTACTGTCAAATCGGGGTTAGAGCCACTTCAGCCGCAGGTTCTCTATCTGTTTGGAGAAAAGTCGGGAGAATGGATTTATGATTACTCCCTAATTAATACAGAAGATGCGCCAGCCATCGACTTACACATTAAAACCCTCGAAACCATTGAGCGGAAGTTAGGATCTATCTTAGTCAAAGAAAAAACACTGATTGCGAGTCAAAATGATAATTTAGAAGACTCAGGAGAAAGCTCTGCTGCCAAACTGATCAAAGCTTTCCGAAAGACAAACAAACTCAGCATTGCTGCCTGGATTAAGCCCAGCCCAAAAAAGCAGTTAGGACCAGCCAGAATCGTTACCCTATCCCAAGACATTCACAACCGCTATGTGACTCTTGGTCAAAACGATGCAGAATCAGGAACGCCTGAAAATAGAGATCAAGATCGGTATGTTGTTCGATTTCGTATCAATAAGGACGATAAAAACGGAACAAAGGAAGCACTAACAACAAATTACGATCCAGTTGGAACAGAGCCAATCTACATTGTCTATACATTCTCTAGGGAAAAATCTGATGATAAAAATGCCAAGCTATATTTATATTTCAACGGATTCCTTAAAAAATCACAACCCGTTGTGATTGGCGATCATCCCTGGGGTAATGATTCTAATGATTCTGCTTTTAAGTTAGCCCTCGGAAATGAAGTTTCTTTCCTCAAGGACAATAGACATGATCGGTCTTGGGAAGGTGAACTATATGAGGTTGCGATTTATAATTCAGCGCTCACACCAGAAGCAATTTACCAGCGCTATTATCCTTCAATCGACATTGAGGGTGAGCTAGAGTTAGCAAATATGCCCAATCCTTTAACAACCCTAACAGCGAAACTGACCTTAGAGAAAGACTTGGAATCTCAGTTACTGCTTCAGGTATCCCTCATATCCAATTCTCGCCAAGTTACCCCTCAGTTTGAGTTTACGAAGATTGACCTGGAATGGGAAGCAGATCTAAGTGATTCTCCTACATGGGACTTCAAAGCTGGAGAAGTTGAGAGTACTTTATGGGGGAACTCAATCATTTTTACAGTAAAACCCAGTAATACAGACAGACTTGTCCTCAATTCTTCTGAAATAGACATTCAATTAGAATCAGGAGAAATCAATATCCTAAAGGGTTTAGATCTATCTCTTAAACCCAATAATACAGGTGAACTATTGCAGATGTCCTCCACCACTGCTATTTCGGAAATTGAACTGCCTCGATCGCGAGATGGGCGTCCGTTTGATTGGACGGTAGATTTTAAGCTGCTCTTTACTCCCCACGATAAACAGAAGAATAAATTTGCACCACTAGCAATTGAAAACGGCAAAGTCGTCTTGAAGGGAACTTGGTTAGGGGACTCCCTGGTTTTCCATGGCTTGAGGAGGAATGAACAGTTCGTGCTGCAAGGGGAAAGGCGCTTGAGCCTACCGTTCCAAGTGATTCTGGGTCCAATTTTTGAACCGGGTACTTCCCAAAAGATTGTGGAGCGGGTGGCGATCGCTTCAGTTATGGACACTACCCTAACCTTTGAACTGACTGAGTTAGGATTTCTAGCGCGAGTTTCGGGCTCCTTTAATTGGACTGATCAAGGGAACACAGAGGATACAGTAAACACTTTTACAGTGCCTGAGTTTACCCTATCCCGTCCACCCCTGACTCCTAATCAGATCTTGGAAGCAGTTTTGGAGCAACTAATATCCCAGGCGGATGTCATCTTTGCAGACCAGTTCCACCATTCTGCAGACTACTACTTTACTATGGTGGAGCAAAATCCCTTAATCTATTTGGGCGATCGCGACTCCTCTGCTGCCCAAGCTCAAACCACAACATTACCGCAGTTATTCTCTACTGCTGCTTATTCCAATAACACTTCCACCACAGCGGGAATCTTTGCTCTCACGGAAAATGAAGATCAAAGTTGCACCCTCACGATTACACCTACGGGAACTACTCAAAGTGATCTAGCTCAACTCAAAACAGATTACAGCGAATTTATTAGCAAGCTAGATACGAACAGTCATCTGATTCAAGGTGCCCTCACTATGGTCAAAACCCGTATTGCTGAGCGAATACCGTTGCTAGTCGATCAGATCCTATATTACTACTACGGCTTGGATGCAGCCAATGGTGCAGTGGATCTACAAGCAGGGATGCGACTGCGGGTCGATTACCAAAACTATCAGTTCGTTCATCCAGGCCAATCTACAGCTAATTCAGGATTTGTGGGCAGTGGAACCTCCTACTACACCCTCAACAGTTATCGGGATGAGACTAATCTAATGATCAATTTTGATGGTTTTTTGTCCCAAATTCAGCCCTATGTCACCACAGATATTGCCACGGTAGGGGCTGGGAGTAGTCTGGATCTGGTTCTAACGGATTTTGTGGATCAACCACTTTGA
- a CDS encoding restriction endonuclease — MSDRVSNTLFDLIPKLSAATGDCSFEGLIAELLKILTGRHFHSAKPGYQAGRDISSRDSYGNTIFVECKRYKKTTELNERELLGELQQAKDETPDLDIWVLVTSRDVDSKLYESLHRKATQDGIDFAVIADGDGEPSSLAALYANSSATVIEYLKSVASDEDLPKPGSNGFCG, encoded by the coding sequence ATGAGCGATCGCGTATCTAATACACTCTTCGATTTAATTCCAAAATTGTCGGCTGCTACTGGAGATTGTAGTTTTGAAGGATTAATCGCCGAACTTCTAAAAATTCTGACAGGACGGCATTTCCATTCTGCAAAACCTGGCTATCAGGCAGGTCGAGATATAAGTTCTCGTGATTCTTACGGAAATACTATCTTTGTAGAATGTAAGCGATATAAAAAGACAACTGAGTTAAATGAGAGAGAACTTTTAGGAGAGTTACAGCAAGCAAAAGATGAAACTCCAGATTTAGATATTTGGGTTTTAGTCACCAGTCGAGATGTTGATTCTAAACTATACGAAAGCTTACACAGAAAAGCTACTCAAGATGGAATTGATTTTGCTGTAATTGCTGATGGAGATGGAGAACCAAGTTCTTTAGCTGCTTTATATGCTAATTCTTCAGCTACAGTGATTGAGTATTTAAAGTCAGTCGCATCGGATGAGGATTTACCCAAGCCTGGTTCTAACGGATTTTGTGGGTAG
- a CDS encoding DUF5615 family PIN-like protein encodes MSLQLLIDEDSQAKPLVSLLRKSGHDVETANEAGLSGKEDFLVLDYARVKNRILLTQNCDDFEALHQANSEHPGILAVYQNNDRSKNMSRKELVKAIANIETAGITFANQFISLNQWNY; translated from the coding sequence TTGAGCCTTCAGTTACTCATCGATGAAGATTCTCAAGCTAAGCCTTTAGTTAGCCTACTCCGAAAATCTGGTCATGATGTGGAAACAGCAAACGAAGCTGGTTTATCGGGAAAGGAAGATTTTCTGGTTCTAGATTATGCTAGGGTTAAAAATCGCATATTATTGACTCAAAACTGCGATGATTTTGAAGCTCTTCATCAAGCCAACTCAGAGCATCCAGGTATTTTAGCTGTCTATCAAAATAATGATCGCTCCAAGAATATGAGTCGCAAAGAGTTGGTCAAGGCAATTGCGAACATAGAAACAGCAGGAATTACGTTTGCTAATCAGTTTATCTCTCTCAATCAGTGGAATTATTAA
- a CDS encoding ATP-binding protein gives MEFFAEPDVKSAGGNDLLQKYLHEVVVKLNESGAKQYNLRPPKGMLLMGPPGTGKSLIAKLAAKALGYPLLGLSWGNVLGADNPDRALAQILEVADCLDNCVILADDFDKGFTGWSEGGASRRLSQRLLTWMQEHTSNALMIATVNRIQLLPSEIKRRFDDGGIWFVDLPHRGAIRDIFLIHLAKYFPSQFADGQDPWSERDWYRLLRGYQGSTPVEIANAVTRCATEFYCNLSNEERREANIIPTVTIERLIAQLSQFKKASIRDAEDLQAIRNKAYYARPAASEDESEYAVVRQELFRTLAKVFGGIIFGFVIFSWGDCAKRTGRANRYELQT, from the coding sequence TTGGAGTTCTTCGCCGAACCCGATGTAAAAAGTGCAGGAGGCAACGACCTTCTCCAAAAATATCTCCATGAAGTAGTAGTCAAACTCAACGAATCTGGGGCGAAGCAATACAATCTCAGACCGCCAAAAGGAATGCTGTTGATGGGTCCCCCTGGGACGGGAAAAAGTCTTATAGCCAAACTTGCTGCTAAAGCATTGGGCTATCCATTACTGGGACTATCTTGGGGTAATGTCTTGGGAGCGGATAATCCCGATCGGGCATTAGCTCAAATACTAGAGGTAGCTGACTGTTTGGATAACTGCGTAATCTTAGCCGATGATTTTGATAAGGGTTTTACTGGCTGGTCGGAAGGAGGAGCAAGCCGTCGATTATCCCAGCGATTGTTGACCTGGATGCAGGAACACACTAGTAATGCCTTAATGATTGCCACAGTCAACCGCATACAGTTACTGCCATCTGAGATTAAGCGCAGGTTTGATGATGGGGGAATTTGGTTTGTCGATTTGCCTCACAGGGGAGCAATTAGGGATATTTTTCTGATTCATCTGGCTAAATATTTTCCCTCTCAGTTTGCCGACGGACAAGACCCCTGGTCAGAGCGAGATTGGTATCGTTTGCTCAGGGGATATCAGGGTTCGACTCCAGTAGAAATAGCAAATGCCGTAACTCGATGCGCTACTGAGTTTTACTGTAACCTGAGTAATGAGGAGAGAAGAGAAGCTAATATTATTCCTACAGTAACTATTGAAAGATTAATAGCTCAGTTGTCTCAGTTTAAAAAAGCTTCAATTCGCGATGCTGAAGATTTACAGGCAATTCGCAATAAAGCTTACTATGCTCGTCCTGCTGCTTCGGAAGATGAGAGCGAGTATGCAGTGGTTCGGCAGGAATTGTTTAGAACTCTTGCAAAAGTCTTTGGTGGTATAATATTTGGATTTGTAATTTTCTCTTGGGGCGATTGCGCGAAGCGCACTGGCAGAGCCAATCGCTATGAACTACAAACTTAG
- a CDS encoding IS630 transposase-related protein yields the protein MTYSVDLRKRVVDFVAAGGSKAEASRRYEVSLWCVNDWCRRKNLTPAPQLGRKRKLDSLAIAQHIQENPDALLRERAQYFGVHTSAIGYAQKQMKLTRKKNAEIH from the coding sequence ATGACTTATAGTGTAGATTTGCGAAAGCGGGTAGTGGACTTTGTAGCGGCTGGAGGCTCCAAAGCCGAAGCATCAAGAAGATATGAGGTAAGTCTATGGTGTGTGAATGATTGGTGTCGAAGAAAGAATTTGACTCCAGCACCACAACTTGGAAGAAAGCGAAAACTAGACTCTCTAGCAATTGCCCAACATATTCAAGAAAATCCAGATGCTTTGTTAAGAGAAAGGGCGCAATATTTTGGAGTGCATACGAGTGCTATTGGGTATGCCCAGAAGCAAATGAAGTTAACTCGTAAAAAAAACGCTGAAATACACTGA